The Cytobacillus oceanisediminis genomic interval ATCGTTGTTACAGGTGCTATGAGATCAAGTAATGAAATCGGCTCTGACGGACTATATAACCTAATGTCCTCCATTCGCGTAGCTGCATGCGAAGAAGCAAAAGACAAAGGGGTTCTGGTCGTTTTAAATGATGAAATTCATACTGCGGAGAATGTGACAAAGACACACACAAGCAATGTATCTACTTTCCAAAGCCCGCAGTATGGACCAATTGGAATAGTGACAAAGAGAGGTGTATTATTCCATAACACGCCCACAAATAGAGAATATTATCCTTTAGATGCTATTGTAAAAAAAGTCACACTTATTAAAGCATTTGCCGGAATGGATTCTTCTCTGCTTTATGCGATAGGTGATTTAGATTTTGACGGAGTTGTGATTGAAGCACTTGGACAAGGTAATTTGCCTCCAGCCACAATCGAAGGCATTAAAGCTCTTACAGAAAAGAACATTCCGATTGTATTGGTTTCCCGATGTTTCAATGGAATTGCTCAAGATGTATATGGCTATGACGGAGGCGGAAAACACCTAAAGGACATGGGTGTTATTTTCTCGAATGGACTAAACGGGCAAAAAGCAAGAATTAAACTGCTAATCGGACTGGAAACCCAGCAAAATATCGAAGAGATTTTTCAAATATAAAAATCCAATAACAAAGGCTGATCACATGGGATCAGCCTTTGTTATTGCCACTCTCTTTTTCAATTATAGCTTTGGCTATTTGTCCGCCATGGAATCTGCCATTTTCAATAAAAATTTCGTTGGCATTATTTCCGGCAGCTATCACACCCGCAATAAATATTCCAGGAACGTTCGTTTCCATCGTTTCAGGATTAAATTGAGGGCGGCCTGTTTCTTCATTTATTTGAATTCCCATACTCCTTAAAAATTCATGGTCAGGATGGTAGCCGGTCATGGCAAATACAAAATCGTTCTCAATGTCGAATTGCTGGCCATCTGCCATGTAGGTCAGCTTATTTTCACTGATTTCTTTCACATGTGCATTAAATTCCATTTTGATGACGCCATTTCTGACTAAAGACTCAAACTCAGGTAGGATCCATGGCTTTATGCTTGGTGAATATTCTGTTCCGCGATAGATCACCGTAACTCTGGCTCCTGCTTTAACCAGTTCGATCGCAGCATCGACGCTTGAGTTTTTCCCGCCAATTACCGTTACGTCTTTATCAAAATAAGGGTGGGCTTCTTTGAAATAGTGAAAAACCTTTGGCAGGTCCTCTCCTGGAACTCCCATGTAATTTGGATGGTCGTAATACCCTGTAGCAATTATAACGTTATTGGCGGTATAAACACCCTTATCTGTTTGTACTTCAAATATCTCAGATTGATTTTTAATTACTTTGAGAACTTTTTCAAAGGCATTAATCTTAATGCCCTTTCTTTTCACTACTTCCCGGTAATAAGTTAGCGCCTGGTTTCTCTTAGGCTTGTAATTTTCCGTTATGAAGGGGACCCCGCCGATTTCGAGCTTTTCGCTTGTGCTGAAGAAGGTTTGGTGTGTGGGGTAGTGGTAGATTGCGTTTACAATATTGCCTTTTTCAATAACAAGCGGGTTTCTCCCGGCTTCCTGAAGGGCAATGGCAGCTGCCAATCCGCAGGGGCCTCCGCCAACAATAATAGCGTCTATATTCAAGATTCTCACTCCTTAATCAATACCAATGAAAAAAAGTTTCAAGTTGCTTTTTATAAAAAAACTCCCATCAGTTTATGATAGGAGATTTTTTATGTTTATTCAAATGTCTTACATTTATCGATGGAGATTTACAGTTAGATCCATCCGCGGAATCTTGAAGCTTCCGCCATTTTTCTCACACCTACCATATAGGCAGCCAGACGCATGTCTACACGGCGGGTTTGCGATGTCTGATAAATATTATCGAATGATTTAACCATGACTTTTTCAAGCTTTTCTTCTACTTCTTCTTCAGTCCAGTAATATCCCTGGTTATTTTGTACCCATTCGAAATATGAAACTGTTACACCGCCGGCAGAAGCCAGTACATCAGGGACAAGCAGTATCCCTCGCTCAGAAAGGATTCGTGTAGCTTCCAAAGTAGTTGGGCCGTTAGCCGCCTCCACTACAATGCCCGCTCTTATATTATGTGCATTGTCTTCTGTTATCTGATTTTCGATGGCCGCAGGAACAAGAATATCGCAATCAAGTTCAAGCAGCTCTTTATTTGTAATTGTATCATTAAACAATTTTGTCACAGTGCCAAAGCTATCACGGCGATCCAAGAGGTAATCGATATCAAGGCCTTCCGGATCATATAAACCGCCATATGCATCTGAAATCCCAACAACCTTTGCACCGGCATCATGCATAAACTTTGAGAGGAAACTTCCAGCGTTCCCGAATCCCTGAACAACAACTCTTGCACCTTCCAGATTAATGCCCTTTTTCTTGGCAGCTTCCCGGATGCAAATTGTAACCCCTTTAGCTGTTGCTGATTCCCGTCCATGTGAACCGCCAAGTACAAGTGGTTTACCTGTAATGAAGCCTGGAGAGTTAAATTCATCAATCCGGCTGTATTCATCCATCATCCATGCCATGATCTGCGAATTGGTAAATACATCAGGTGCAGGAATATCCTTAGTCGGCCCCACAATTTGACTGATTGCCCGTACATACCCGCGGCTTAGCCGCTCTAACTCACCGAAGGACATATCGCGAGGGTCACAAACGATTCCGCCTTTACCTCCGCCATATGGAAGATCCACAATTCCGCATTTTAAGCTCATCCAAATTGACAGTGCCTTTACTTCCTTTTCAGTTACATTCGGGTGAAAACGAATACCGCCTTTAGTAGGACCCACTGCATCATTATGCTGGGCCCGGTAGCCAGTAAAGACTTTTACTGTTCCGTCATCCATCCGTACAGGAATTTTCACTGTCATCATGCGAATTGGCTCTTTTAGAAGCTCATATACCTCATCAGAATATCCCAGCTTCCCTAAAGCCTTATGTATGACAGTTTGAGTCGACTTTAAGACGTCCAATTTTTCAGCTTTATTTGAATCAGTACCTTTCTCGGCTACCATTTGTAAACCTCCTAGAAAAATCACTTTCATTAGTTGTCCGCTTCCATGGATTAGTATACACCTTTGCCTAATTTATGCAAGAAGAATAATGTACTTTTCCGCATTTTTTAATATTTTTATGAAACCGCTCTCAGCCTTGGTATTAAAGGGAATTTTCTGTTTACTCCTAGTACCCGTTTTCCCGTTTAAGCCTAAAAGAAACATCCCATTTCCTTCTTTACTGTATATTTAAAAACTTTTCCATTTTTATGCTATTATTGCAGCTGATTAACTATACTTGTTTTACCCAATTTTTATATAGTTCATGACCATTTAATCCAAATTCACTGCATTTCGCTGTTATCATCCTGCCTGCTAATTTCTGCAACCTGCAAAAAAAGAGACTGCCTTTGTTCAAAAAAAAAAGAGGATCTCCCCCTCTTCCGCCTTATGAAAAGTATTCAACCAGCTTTTTTACAGCATTGGACTCGATAAGTACTTTCCCATATTCCTGAATAACATGTATGCTGGTAAAGGCTGAATCACCGTACTCAGCTAATATGGCAATAACTCTATGAATGTCTTCCCCCGCTAAATCTGTAACATGATAATAATACATTTCTTTATAACAATAGAGGCTTCCTTGCTCAATCTGCACACGATTCAGCTCTTTAGCCATTTGAATTACATCTTCAAAATCCTGGAACTCGAATAATATATCTTCACTGCCCTCAACAGTTACTTGCATTTCAATAAAACCATCCTCAAGGAGCTCTTCATCCATCTGCTCCTCCATTGTAACGATCATAACCATTCCCTGAGCCTGCATGGAGAATATCTCCACAGCAACTGAGCCTTGAATGTCTACTCCAAATTCTTCACTTGCCTCTTCCAGCATCTCATGAAAAAGCTGATGCCATTTTAGAGAATCCTTCCAGACATCTTCCTTAGTCAGTCCCCTATCATTTAAGTCATCTAATGTTAGAAAGATTTTGATTTTATTATAATTCAAACGTTCTAAGCGCATAATAAGCCCCCTGCCCTGAACCAACTCTTTGGTTTAGTGTATGAAACATTGCTCAGTTTGTGAGTCGTCTTATTTTGTATGACTTAAAAAAAGAAAAGACCCGGCAATTAACCGCCAGATCTATGTTATAGGAGCCGTTCTCTAATCCATTCTTCCCATTCATGTGTGGAACCGCCGGGAATAAACTGTTCATACTTCATTTTTTCTTCATTACTAAGGGTATCAATGCCGAATCCCCCAATGCCTACATGCAGTTTCCTATAAGTATCTGCAAGTCTCTCTGAAAGTTTTAGGGTTTCAGGTACGTTGGACTTCATCGTACAGGATAAGAATACAAACTTTGGTTTAACAATATTAATCACAGTATCAATATCTTCTTCAGCGATGCTTGTCCCAAGGTAAACGACTTCAAATCCCCTTCTGCGCAGAAATAAAGTAAAAATTAAAAGCCCTAATTCATGAGCTTCTCCAGGTCCGCAGACTGCTATCACCTTTGGCAGGACTCCGTTATGCGGAAAAGAATGCAGAATCATCCCAATTCTGGATCTTAATATGGATGAGGCAAAATGCTCATGTGCACTTGTTATTTTCCCCTCTTCCCACAGAAGTCCGATTTTCACAAGAAGAGAGCCTAATATATCAATTAGGACTTTATCTATGGTATAAAAACTGAAAGCCTGATTAATTAAATCATGTGCTTTTGATTCATTAAACTGAAGAAGAGCTTCAAGCAGCTCATTGGCGAGGGCACCAGACCGATCACCTTCCTTATCCATCTGAAGCGGTTCGGCATTTAATTCCTTATTTTCCAGAAGGGAAACAGCCTGGCTTATGGAAAAACCCTGATCCACTTTCCTGATCAGCCATTTTAACACTTTGATATGTTCTTCTGTATATAGCCTGTGGCCTGATTCATTTCTCTTAGGAGCAACGATTTGATACCGTCTTTCCCATGCTCTTAACGTTCCTGGCTGAATGCCGAGCATCTTAGATACAGCCTTAATATTATACTTTCCTTCTTCTGTTGCCATGCCCAGCCCTCCATTCATTACTAATTATAAAAAACCGCCGCTAGAACTGTAAAATCTGGGTGTGTTTTATTTTCAGCCTTTACTAAGAGTAATGAAATGAGTTTCCGGCTTTGCCCCCAGCCGCAATGGCACACCGGTCGTACCGTAGCCGTTGCTGATCAGAATTGTTGTTTGCGGCAGTACTTTTATCTGCCCCTTCTCATATGGGCTAAGCCCGAAAATATGAATTTGCCCGCCATGCGTGTGTCCGCTTAAGACCAGGTGAATATTTTGTTCTTTTTTTATACTGTTAATGATTCTTGGATCATGGCTGACCAGCACCCGAAATCCTCCTGAACCCGCATCCTTAAGTGCGAGGTCGAGCCGATCTCTATCCTTGCTGAGATCATCTGTCCCCATCAAAATAAAACGTTCTCCTTCATTTGATTCAAAGGAAAGGGCAGTATTATCAAGAATTTTTACTCCGCATTCGAGGAGCAGGGCATCGAGCTGGTGATAATCCACTTCATAGTCATTATTCCCCCAAACGAAATAGACGGGCCCGCATTCCTTTAACCCCATTAGGTTTTTCTTTACTCTTTCAAAAGGGACTCCTTTTTCCAAGAGATCGCCGCCGATGATGACCAAGTCAGGCTTCTTCTCTTTAATCTCCCCGATTATCGTTTCTGACACCGTCCTCTTATGAATATCCGAAATAAAAAAAAGCTTTACTTCACCGAAGCTTTCCGGAAATTCAGGAAAAGAAAGCTCTTTATATATAATTCTATCTGCAAATGCCTCCCTAAGCATAAACATTAGTAAACACACACCGCCAATTAAGGCCAAAGCTATTAAGTATATCATAAATCCTCCTGCCATCAATCGCCTTCAATCAGTCTTCGGCAAGATTGATTTTCTTGAAATCTAAAGAAATAATACCATAAATTACTGAAAAACAGAAAAGGGCGAATGCTTCCCATGGCGAAAGGACTGACAAAACAAAAAAGCCTCCAATAAGCAATAAACTCAGAACAGCCCCAAATAAAGCATCAATATGTTTTAATGACCTTATATTTCTTAAAAGCCTGGCAGTCCACTCGATTATACTTCTAATGATCTCTGCGTTGGCTATAAAGGCAATAAGGAAAAAAGTCATTCCCAGGACGAAGCCCACCGGCTCCAGTACAAAAATGACAATCATATCCGAGATGCCCATTGGAATAGACACCGGAAAAAATTTAATAAATAAAATGCCGCTAATAAAGCCTGTCATTAGCTTCAGCAAAATAAAAAACACTAAAAATCCCTCCCATACAAAGTGTATGAGAAGGATTTATTTTGTTGACTATATTTACATTAATCCTCTGTTATATCCAGAACACGGAAACCGGATTTTTCAAGCCGGCTGATGAACTTTTCCATATTATTATTTTTTTCCACCTTCATCACGATGCGGCGGACCAGTTTGTCTGTTTCATCAAAGGTTACAAGGGAAATGATGTGCTCATGGAAATAATGGGCGATTTCGGCTAAACGTGCTATTCGCCCTTCCGCTTCTACAGAAGTAAACGCAATCCTGACACCGGATTTATTGGTGCCGAAGGCGGATTGGAATTGAGCGAGGACATCAAAGCGAGTAACAATGCCCAGAAATTTACGATTATCGCCCAAAACAGCGAGTAAAGGGAAATCCTTTAAATCCAGGAGCGTTTTTTCAAAAATCTCATTTCCTTTTAAATATTGCTCCTGATGTGTGGCAATATCCTTTACCAATGTCCCTTCAAGAAAATCTTCCTTTGATTTCCCTGACAAAAAGAAGTTCTCATATATTCCATATCTCGTAATTATGCCGGCATATTGGTCGCCATCCAATACAGGAAGCCCGTCGATCTGGTGGTCCTCCAGCAAAGCCAGAGCGTCTTTCAATGCTGCATCCTGTCCGATTGTATAACAGGTATGTTTGGGGATCATGATACTTTTCACAAACATTGCCATCACCTCAGAGTAATATTAATTAGACCTAACATTTAATTTCGCCATCACCTCAACTTTCCCCTCTTTTTATTAGAGTAAACAATCATAAAAACACTGCACTTTTCATAAGTTTCAATGACGCATAAAAAGGAGGGATTATGAATGAATACACTCCGTAAAACCTGGCACCCATATGTAAGCCCCTTTGACCCTTGCACTCCGATAAAGGTCAAAACCTATTCCACTCCTCCAAATCTATATATGGGATTTCAGCCGCCAGGACTCGAACAATTTACACCAATGGAGGCTTTAAGAGCAGGAACGCTTTGGAAGGCTTTCTATGATCCATGGTACAGTCCCTATGAAAAAGCCAGGGAGGGACAATAGCCATGAAACAATTGCCGGCAGATTACTATCAGCTTCTTGAACAGCTTCAGGCTGTGGATTTTGTCCTTGTTGAACTGACTCTATACCTTGACACTCATAACAATGATACTGAAGCCATTAAGCAATTCAATCACTATGCAAAGGAACGAAAAAAACTGAGAAATGCCATTGAAAGCAAGTATGGTCCATTAATGCAATTTGGACACAGCTATTCCGGTCAGCCATGGAACTGGGATGATGCCCCATGGCCTTGGCAAGTATAAATTTGGTTTACAGGCGCCTTCTTGCATGAAGGCGCTCAATAGATTAGCGGACTTCCGAAGGGGGCTGAGAAAAAATGTGGGTTTATGAAAAGAAGCTGCAATATCCGGTGAGGGTAAGCACATGCAATCCCAAACTGGCAAAGTATCTAATTGAACAATATGGGGGAGCGGACGGTGAACTTGCTGCTGCCCTAAGATATTTGAATCAGCGCTATACCATTCCGGATAAGGTCATCGGACTTCTTACAGATATCGGAACTGAGGAGTTTGCCCACCTGGAAATGATTGCAACAATGGTTTACAAATTAACAAAGGATGCTACGCCTGATCAAATGATAGCTGCCGGTCTCGACGCCCATTATGCCAACCATGATAATGCTCTGTTTTATAATAATGCTGCAGGTGTGCCTTGGACAGCTTCTTATATTCAGGCAAAGGGCGACCCTATAGCAGACTTATACGAAGACATCGCTGCAGAAGAGAAAGCCCGGGCAACCTATCAGTGGATTATTAATATGAGTGATGACCCGGATTTAAATGACGGACTCCGGTTTTTAAGAGAAAGAGAGATTATCCATTCCCAGCGCTTCAGAGAAGCCGTGGAAATTCTTAAGGAAGAACGCGATAAAAAGAAATTCTTTTAAAACTATACTTAACAAAAAAGAAGCAGACGGGCTGCTTCTTTTTCCATTTACTGTGTGTCATTTATTCTCATGATAAAGATTTATATCATAATTTTTTTTCATCATTTCGAAAACGGTATGGCGATTTTTCCATTCATCTTCTTTTTTCCAAAGGTCTTTGCTCTTATCAATTATTTCACACCTTAGGGCATGATATTCTTTTTCTGCTTTCTCCCTTTTTTCCCTCAGAAGATTCATAAGTCCATAAAGGCCAACCGTAAAAACAAGCAAATAGAAATTAGCTGACTGATTGACAAAAGCCGAAAACATGGATGCAAACGAGTAAGAGTAAGGCTGCATGACACTCTTATAAATATAAAAAAAGAATAAAAAAGAAATAAAAACAGTCGCCCACATGGCAATTAAATGCCAGGACTTGAATCGATCAAATTTTTGCTTTCTCTCTACTACTTTCTCAAGCATTTTTCTTGTAGCCTGGTCTGTACGTTCGTCAAGCATTCTAATCGGCGATTCCAAAACTCTCCCTCCCTTTCTCAATAATGTATGAGCTTGTACATTATTATATGACTAAGAAGGAGAGGCGGCTGCCGCACCTGTTTTCGATCCTTTTATTGTTCAAGCGGAATCTTTAATACCTGGCCCGTTTGTATCTCATTCGACGGCAAATTGTTGGCTTGCTTTATTTTTTCAATTCCCGACTGGGATTTATAATAGGTCATGGCAATTCTAAAAATTGTTTCCTTTGGTTTAACCGTATGGTAAACAACTTTGCCTTCCTTTTTTAATTCTTCCTGTTCCTGTGTCCCGGCTGTTTTGGAAGAGTCTGTGGTTTCAGGAGCTGTTTGCTGGGCTTGCTTTTTGGGTTCAGCTCTTTTATCTTCTATATCAGTCTTTTGAGGGGACTGTTTTTCCTGCCGGACTTTGGCATCTTCTTTTTCTTGAACGCCCTCAGCTTTTTCAGGTTTCTCAGGTTCCTGGGATTCCGGCTCTTCTCTTACTTCTATAGTTGTCCCTTTATCTTCATCATTTGTGGCAAAAACGACCGTTTCAGAACCGGTTTCCTCAATTTCTGCATTTAACCCGGCATTGATGCTTTTATCACTACTTACATATTGATAAATACTGAAAATGGTGATAGGCAGAAGGATAAAGAATAAAGC includes:
- a CDS encoding asparaginase is translated as MEKKKILVIHTGGTISMSEDAATGAVKPTDNNPLTEKTKELLSLAELLVEEPFHLPSPHITPREMLKLKEIIEKSLAKEEISGVVITHGTDTLEETAYFLDLTVKTSLPIVVTGAMRSSNEIGSDGLYNLMSSIRVAACEEAKDKGVLVVLNDEIHTAENVTKTHTSNVSTFQSPQYGPIGIVTKRGVLFHNTPTNREYYPLDAIVKKVTLIKAFAGMDSSLLYAIGDLDFDGVVIEALGQGNLPPATIEGIKALTEKNIPIVLVSRCFNGIAQDVYGYDGGGKHLKDMGVIFSNGLNGQKARIKLLIGLETQQNIEEIFQI
- a CDS encoding YpdA family putative bacillithiol disulfide reductase produces the protein MNIDAIIVGGGPCGLAAAIALQEAGRNPLVIEKGNIVNAIYHYPTHQTFFSTSEKLEIGGVPFITENYKPKRNQALTYYREVVKRKGIKINAFEKVLKVIKNQSEIFEVQTDKGVYTANNVIIATGYYDHPNYMGVPGEDLPKVFHYFKEAHPYFDKDVTVIGGKNSSVDAAIELVKAGARVTVIYRGTEYSPSIKPWILPEFESLVRNGVIKMEFNAHVKEISENKLTYMADGQQFDIENDFVFAMTGYHPDHEFLRSMGIQINEETGRPQFNPETMETNVPGIFIAGVIAAGNNANEIFIENGRFHGGQIAKAIIEKESGNNKG
- a CDS encoding Glu/Leu/Phe/Val family dehydrogenase, yielding MVAEKGTDSNKAEKLDVLKSTQTVIHKALGKLGYSDEVYELLKEPIRMMTVKIPVRMDDGTVKVFTGYRAQHNDAVGPTKGGIRFHPNVTEKEVKALSIWMSLKCGIVDLPYGGGKGGIVCDPRDMSFGELERLSRGYVRAISQIVGPTKDIPAPDVFTNSQIMAWMMDEYSRIDEFNSPGFITGKPLVLGGSHGRESATAKGVTICIREAAKKKGINLEGARVVVQGFGNAGSFLSKFMHDAGAKVVGISDAYGGLYDPEGLDIDYLLDRRDSFGTVTKLFNDTITNKELLELDCDILVPAAIENQITEDNAHNIRAGIVVEAANGPTTLEATRILSERGILLVPDVLASAGGVTVSYFEWVQNNQGYYWTEEEVEEKLEKVMVKSFDNIYQTSQTRRVDMRLAAYMVGVRKMAEASRFRGWI
- a CDS encoding genetic competence negative regulator, which translates into the protein MRLERLNYNKIKIFLTLDDLNDRGLTKEDVWKDSLKWHQLFHEMLEEASEEFGVDIQGSVAVEIFSMQAQGMVMIVTMEEQMDEELLEDGFIEMQVTVEGSEDILFEFQDFEDVIQMAKELNRVQIEQGSLYCYKEMYYYHVTDLAGEDIHRVIAILAEYGDSAFTSIHVIQEYGKVLIESNAVKKLVEYFS
- a CDS encoding MerR family transcriptional regulator produces the protein MATEEGKYNIKAVSKMLGIQPGTLRAWERRYQIVAPKRNESGHRLYTEEHIKVLKWLIRKVDQGFSISQAVSLLENKELNAEPLQMDKEGDRSGALANELLEALLQFNESKAHDLINQAFSFYTIDKVLIDILGSLLVKIGLLWEEGKITSAHEHFASSILRSRIGMILHSFPHNGVLPKVIAVCGPGEAHELGLLIFTLFLRRRGFEVVYLGTSIAEEDIDTVINIVKPKFVFLSCTMKSNVPETLKLSERLADTYRKLHVGIGGFGIDTLSNEEKMKYEQFIPGGSTHEWEEWIRERLL
- a CDS encoding metallophosphoesterase → MIYLIALALIGGVCLLMFMLREAFADRIIYKELSFPEFPESFGEVKLFFISDIHKRTVSETIIGEIKEKKPDLVIIGGDLLEKGVPFERVKKNLMGLKECGPVYFVWGNNDYEVDYHQLDALLLECGVKILDNTALSFESNEGERFILMGTDDLSKDRDRLDLALKDAGSGGFRVLVSHDPRIINSIKKEQNIHLVLSGHTHGGQIHIFGLSPYEKGQIKVLPQTTILISNGYGTTGVPLRLGAKPETHFITLSKG
- a CDS encoding CBS domain-containing protein; this encodes MFVKSIMIPKHTCYTIGQDAALKDALALLEDHQIDGLPVLDGDQYAGIITRYGIYENFFLSGKSKEDFLEGTLVKDIATHQEQYLKGNEIFEKTLLDLKDFPLLAVLGDNRKFLGIVTRFDVLAQFQSAFGTNKSGVRIAFTSVEAEGRIARLAEIAHYFHEHIISLVTFDETDKLVRRIVMKVEKNNNMEKFISRLEKSGFRVLDITED
- a CDS encoding spore coat associated protein CotJA: MNTLRKTWHPYVSPFDPCTPIKVKTYSTPPNLYMGFQPPGLEQFTPMEALRAGTLWKAFYDPWYSPYEKAREGQ
- a CDS encoding spore coat protein CotJB, whose translation is MKQLPADYYQLLEQLQAVDFVLVELTLYLDTHNNDTEAIKQFNHYAKERKKLRNAIESKYGPLMQFGHSYSGQPWNWDDAPWPWQV
- a CDS encoding manganese catalase family protein gives rise to the protein MWVYEKKLQYPVRVSTCNPKLAKYLIEQYGGADGELAAALRYLNQRYTIPDKVIGLLTDIGTEEFAHLEMIATMVYKLTKDATPDQMIAAGLDAHYANHDNALFYNNAAGVPWTASYIQAKGDPIADLYEDIAAEEKARATYQWIINMSDDPDLNDGLRFLREREIIHSQRFREAVEILKEERDKKKFF
- a CDS encoding YpbF family protein, producing MESPIRMLDERTDQATRKMLEKVVERKQKFDRFKSWHLIAMWATVFISFLFFFYIYKSVMQPYSYSFASMFSAFVNQSANFYLLVFTVGLYGLMNLLREKREKAEKEYHALRCEIIDKSKDLWKKEDEWKNRHTVFEMMKKNYDINLYHENK
- a CDS encoding LysM peptidoglycan-binding domain-containing protein; this encodes MNKEDPYRDQAERLRKKIDRKQETENRGQKSALPPRSRVHQEKRKKSKWKIKYPVIRLLALFFILLPITIFSIYQYVSSDKSINAGLNAEIEETGSETVVFATNDEDKGTTIEVREEPESQEPEKPEKAEGVQEKEDAKVRQEKQSPQKTDIEDKRAEPKKQAQQTAPETTDSSKTAGTQEQEELKKEGKVVYHTVKPKETIFRIAMTYYKSQSGIEKIKQANNLPSNEIQTGQVLKIPLEQ